The genomic interval GGACGTATTTCCACCCCCGGCCAGTACAAAACTGGAATCCACACCATAAAAGCGGGATAACTCAATCAACGAATCCATCCCCTGCTGTATTTTCTGCGTCATGACCATTTTCTCCCGTTCTTAAACCCATTAGTCCTGATCTTAATCGTAATCGTAATCTTAATCTATCCCCCGGTATCGCAGAAGAAGTGATTAAGATTACGATTAAGATTACGATTATGAGCTAAACTTCAACCTGCGGCCACTCGCACCACCTTGCGCGGTGGCAAATGTAATGCCATACCCAAGGCATCCTCTGCGGCTTCCTTGATGCTCTCGCCGATGGTCGGGTGAGCATACACCACCTCGGCCAATTCCTGCACAGAGACTTTTTTGTGAAGCATGGCGCCCGCCGAGGCAATGCATTCGGTCGCATTATGCCCCATCATATGGACACCCAGCAGTTCGCCCGTCTCGCGATGCCGGATCACTTTGACAAAACCCTCAGTATGCCCCACCGCAATCGCCTTACCCAACGCGGCCAGCGGGAACACGCCAATAGCGATCGGAATGCCCGCCTTCTTCGCCTGCGCCTGAGTCATTCCTGTCGCACCGATTTCGGGGAATGTATAAACCGCCGACGGGATGGGCGCAGTGAAGGCGAGGGCATGGCCCATGGCATTCTCCACGGCGGCAACACCCTGTGCTGAAGCGGCATGGGCAAGCAGACAACGCCCATTGGCGTCCCCGATACAATAGATGCCCTTAACCGGGGTTTCCATGTGGTCATCCACACGGACAAACCCGCGATCAGTCGACAGCCCCACAGACTCCAACCCGATGTCAGCGGTATTGGGTCGACGCCCGATGGACAACAATACACGATCCGCCTCAACGATCTGGCCATTACTGAGCACGGCCTTGACGGTGTCACCTGCGGTCAAAGATTCCACCTTGGTACCGGTAAAGCACTGGATGCCACGCTTCGTGAAGACCTTCTGTAAAGGCTCTCCGAGACTTTCATCCAGTTCAGGCAAAAGCCGGGGCATCAATTCAACCACAGTCACCTGGACGCCAAACTCGCGCATCATACAGGCGAATTCGCAGCCGATTACACCACCGCCAACAATCAAAAGGCGGGCGGGGAGGGTTTTCCAGTGCAGGGACTCGTCGCTGGTGCAAATACGCTCGGGATCGGTGGGCCACCCAGGTATCCGTGCAGGAATTGAACCCACGGCCAGAATAATTTTATTGGCCGTGATCTCCTCTAGGCCCACCTTGGATTCAATCGTGATTTTTCCCGGCCCGTTAAGTTTGGCCCGCCCCTGGAACAGAGTGACCTTTCGTGCACCGAACAGTGATTTGATGCCGCCACGTAACGTCTGAAGAACCTTGTCTTTGCGGGCCTGAATCGCAGGCCAGTCAAAGGTTACATCTCCGGACACCTTCACGCCCATCGAGGCCGCGCCATGAATGGAATGGATTAATTCCGCGGATGCCAGAAGTGCCTTGGAAGGAATACAACCGACATTCAAACAGGTGCCGCCAAGATCCCCCTTTTCGACGATGGCGACCGAAGCCCCCATCTGCGCCGCCTTCAAGGCCGCCACATACCCGCCAGGGCCCGCACCGAGAACAACAATGTCAAAATGTTTACTCATAACGTTCTCCTCACACCAACTGCGCCGGGTTTTCCAGCAACTCTTTCAGACGCGCCATAAACTTGGCCGCAGGCATCCCATCCACCACACGATGGTCGGCACTGAGCGTCACAGTCATGACCTTGCCCGCCCACATGGCGCCATCCTGGACCACCACGGTTTCACGCATGGCGCCCACAGCCAGAATCGCGGCCTCCGGTGGATTCACAATGGCCGTGAACTGCTCGATGCCGAACATCCCGAGATTGGTAATGGTGAACACACCTTTACCCATGTTCTCGATCCTGCCGGTTTTGGCCGATTGGGCGAGGCGCCGTGTTTCGGTTGCCAGTTCCTTGATGGACAACGTATCAGCACGCAAGATTACAGGGACCACCAGACCTTCATCCATACCCACGGCAATCCCAATATTGACGTCGTTGAATTCCACCATCTCATCACCCTCAATACGGCTACGGAAGGCAGGGAATTCCCGGATGGCCTTGGCACAGGCCTTGGTCACAAAGTCGTTGAGCGAGCATTGATACTTGCTCTTTTCAGCCTTCTGGAGATCGGACATCGGCACTGCATTCACGGTCAATTGCATGTAGAAGTGCGGGATGGTCTGCTTAGAGGCCAGCAGGTTCCGGGCGACCGCCTTGCGCATCGGAGTCAATCGGCGGCGGGACGCCTGACCACTGACAGCCGCAGGAGCAGCGGACGATACGGAGGGTGCCACACCGGCACCGGTGGCAGGCTTGATCTGTGCCGCCTGTGCGGGAAGATCGCGTGAGGTAATACGCCCGCTGGGACCGGAGCCGGTGCCGACGGAAGCGAGGTCAATTCCACGTTCACCGGCAATTTTACGGGCGGCCGGGGAGGCCTTGATCGAACCGGAGGTCGGCACCGCAACGGGTGCCGCTATAGTCGCCACTTGAGCGACGGCCTTGGGTGCAGAAACGGCCACAGACTTGGCAGGCAGGGCAACAGCGTCGGCTGGAATCGCCGCGTTGGCATCGCCGATCAAGGCGATACGCGTTCGGACAGGAACCGTCGTACCGACAGGAACAAGAATCTTTCGCAGCGTCCCATCATGTCCGGCTTCGACTTCCACGACCGCTTTATCGGTTTCCACTTCAAGCAGGATTTCCTTCGCCTGAACTTGATCACCTTCATTCTTCAGCCAGCGAACGATCGTCCCTTCCTCCATGGATTGTCCGGCCTGCGGCATCAGCACATCCGTCAAAGTACCACCTGTTACGGCAGCAGACACAGCAGCGGCTGGCGCGGGAATGGGAGCTGACGGAGCGGCAGGCGCCGGGGAACCGGCATCAGCAGGGATCGGTTCATTGGTGTCGCCAATCAAACCCACACGGGTACGGATCGGCACCATTTGACCAACAGGAATGATGATTTTGCGAAGGATGCCGTCATGCCCGGCTTCCACTTCCACCACGGCCTTATCGGTCTCCACTTCGAATAGAATGTCTTTTGATTGAACCTTATCACCTTCGTTCTTGAGCCATCGAACGATGGTTCCTTCTTCCATAGATTGGCCAGCTTGAGGCATTTGGACTTCGAACATTGT from bacterium carries:
- the lpdA gene encoding dihydrolipoyl dehydrogenase — protein: MSKHFDIVVLGAGPGGYVAALKAAQMGASVAIVEKGDLGGTCLNVGCIPSKALLASAELIHSIHGAASMGVKVSGDVTFDWPAIQARKDKVLQTLRGGIKSLFGARKVTLFQGRAKLNGPGKITIESKVGLEEITANKIILAVGSIPARIPGWPTDPERICTSDESLHWKTLPARLLIVGGGVIGCEFACMMREFGVQVTVVELMPRLLPELDESLGEPLQKVFTKRGIQCFTGTKVESLTAGDTVKAVLSNGQIVEADRVLLSIGRRPNTADIGLESVGLSTDRGFVRVDDHMETPVKGIYCIGDANGRCLLAHAASAQGVAAVENAMGHALAFTAPIPSAVYTFPEIGATGMTQAQAKKAGIPIAIGVFPLAALGKAIAVGHTEGFVKVIRHRETGELLGVHMMGHNATECIASAGAMLHKKVSVQELAEVVYAHPTIGESIKEAAEDALGMALHLPPRKVVRVAAG
- a CDS encoding 2-oxo acid dehydrogenase subunit E2 — its product is MFEVQMPQAGQSMEEGTIVRWLKNEGDKVQSKDILFEVETDKAVVEVEAGHDGILRKIIIPVGQMVPIRTRVGLIGDTNEPIPADAGSPAPAAPSAPIPAPAAAVSAAVTGGTLTDVLMPQAGQSMEEGTIVRWLKNEGDQVQAKEILLEVETDKAVVEVEAGHDGTLRKILVPVGTTVPVRTRIALIGDANAAIPADAVALPAKSVAVSAPKAVAQVATIAAPVAVPTSGSIKASPAARKIAGERGIDLASVGTGSGPSGRITSRDLPAQAAQIKPATGAGVAPSVSSAAPAAVSGQASRRRLTPMRKAVARNLLASKQTIPHFYMQLTVNAVPMSDLQKAEKSKYQCSLNDFVTKACAKAIREFPAFRSRIEGDEMVEFNDVNIGIAVGMDEGLVVPVILRADTLSIKELATETRRLAQSAKTGRIENMGKGVFTITNLGMFGIEQFTAIVNPPEAAILAVGAMRETVVVQDGAMWAGKVMTVTLSADHRVVDGMPAAKFMARLKELLENPAQLV